A stretch of Desulfitobacterium dichloroeliminans LMG P-21439 DNA encodes these proteins:
- a CDS encoding acyl-CoA dehydratase activase, which translates to MITVGLDSGNQNTRAVVLKDGKIIGRASGMTEFDAKLAAEKIFGIALASAGVQREEISAVWATGAGRNMVVFADGRINEVGSAARGARFLNPDANLVIDLGAEGCRAIRLTPDGKVKNYEVNDKCASGAGTFIEAMARTLQINIEEMGAYSLRHSKEVPMNAQCVVFAESEVISLIHQQETIEDIAYGIHVGIASRVVSLIRRVGVVEGIQLIGGPGHNEGLVYCMQRELGKEVFVSEETDYISSIGAASYATEYEQKEV; encoded by the coding sequence ATGATTACCGTTGGTTTAGACAGTGGAAACCAAAATACTAGGGCAGTTGTCTTAAAAGATGGAAAAATTATTGGGAGAGCATCAGGTATGACAGAATTTGATGCCAAATTGGCAGCTGAGAAAATATTTGGTATTGCGCTTGCCAGTGCAGGTGTACAAAGGGAGGAGATAAGTGCAGTATGGGCAACCGGAGCGGGGAGAAACATGGTGGTTTTCGCCGATGGAAGGATCAATGAGGTGGGGTCAGCAGCCAGAGGTGCACGCTTCTTAAATCCTGATGCGAATCTAGTCATCGATTTAGGAGCGGAAGGTTGCCGAGCTATTCGGCTGACCCCGGACGGAAAGGTCAAAAATTATGAGGTTAATGATAAATGCGCCTCAGGAGCTGGCACCTTTATCGAGGCTATGGCCCGTACCCTACAAATTAACATCGAAGAGATGGGGGCCTACTCCCTGCGTCATAGTAAAGAAGTACCTATGAACGCCCAGTGCGTGGTCTTTGCTGAGTCGGAGGTCATATCGCTTATTCATCAACAGGAGACTATAGAAGATATCGCTTATGGCATTCACGTCGGTATCGCCAGTCGTGTGGTTTCCTTGATTCGTCGTGTGGGAGTCGTCGAGGGCATCCAATTGATTGGTGGCCCGGGGCACAATGAAGGCTTGGTATATTGCATGCAGAGGGAGTTGGGTAAGGAGGTTTTTGTCTCCGAAGAAACAGACTATATAAGTAGCATTGGTGCTGCATCCTACGCGACTGAGTATGAACAA